The following are from one region of the Streptomyces decoyicus genome:
- a CDS encoding AMP-dependent synthetase/ligase yields the protein MVGGTVREVYVPPLAPPVHSGSLGDIPFTNATEAPAEIVLSRKQPSGTWHDLTAAEFAVQVRAVAKGLIAYGLHPGDRVAIMARTTYEWTLIDFAAWAAGLVTVPIYPTSSARQVQWILDDSGARACVVENVDETRLISGLRTQLAGLDHLWQFNTGAVSQLVAAGRDVPEAVVDERRAATGPYDLATLIYTSGTTGRPKGCALTHANFFAEVDNAVELLHPVFKSVSEEPASTLLFLPLSHVFGRMVAVGCLRARVRLGHAPSIQTDDLLADLAGFRPTFLLAIPYVLEKVYNTGRATAEKMGRASSFDRAARIARSYGEAVEAKEHGTGPGPGVALKAARKFYDPLVYRRIRAALGGKVRHVLSGGSPLGHRLAAFYTGAGIEIFEGYGLTESTAAATITPPLRPRIGTVGWPLPGSAVRIADDGEILLHGGHIFSGYWDAALGAARPVTDQGWLATGDLGSLDADGYLTITGRKKEILVTTGGKNVAPAPLEDRLRSHPLVGQCMVIGDNRPYITALITLEPDGLAHWRQMHRKQDLLPQQLVHDELLLADIQRAVDDANELVSRAESIRRFAILPVDFSVETGHLTPSLKLRRAAVARDFSEDIAGLYESR from the coding sequence CTGGTCGGCGGCACGGTCCGCGAGGTCTACGTCCCCCCACTGGCCCCGCCCGTACACAGTGGCTCGCTCGGCGACATCCCCTTCACCAACGCCACCGAGGCCCCCGCCGAGATCGTCCTGTCCCGCAAGCAGCCCAGCGGCACCTGGCACGACCTCACCGCCGCGGAATTCGCCGTCCAGGTGCGCGCGGTGGCGAAGGGCCTGATCGCATATGGCCTGCACCCCGGCGACCGGGTCGCGATCATGGCCCGTACGACCTACGAGTGGACCCTCATCGACTTCGCCGCCTGGGCGGCCGGCCTGGTCACCGTCCCGATCTACCCCACGTCCTCGGCCCGCCAGGTGCAGTGGATCCTGGACGACTCCGGTGCCCGCGCCTGCGTCGTGGAGAACGTCGACGAGACCCGCCTGATCAGCGGCCTGCGCACCCAGCTCGCCGGTCTCGACCACCTCTGGCAGTTCAACACCGGCGCCGTCTCCCAACTCGTCGCCGCAGGCCGCGACGTGCCGGAGGCCGTAGTGGACGAGCGCCGCGCCGCCACCGGCCCGTACGACCTCGCCACCCTCATCTACACCTCCGGCACCACCGGCCGGCCCAAGGGCTGCGCCCTCACCCACGCCAACTTCTTCGCCGAGGTCGACAACGCCGTCGAACTCCTCCACCCCGTCTTCAAGTCGGTCAGCGAGGAGCCCGCCTCCACCCTCCTCTTCCTGCCCCTCTCGCACGTCTTCGGCCGGATGGTCGCCGTCGGCTGTCTGCGCGCCCGGGTCCGCCTCGGCCACGCCCCCAGCATCCAGACCGACGACCTGCTGGCCGACCTGGCGGGCTTCCGGCCGACCTTCCTCCTCGCCATCCCGTACGTCCTGGAGAAGGTCTACAACACCGGCCGTGCCACCGCGGAGAAGATGGGCCGTGCCTCCTCCTTCGACCGCGCGGCCCGTATCGCCCGCTCCTACGGCGAGGCCGTCGAGGCCAAGGAGCACGGGACGGGCCCCGGCCCCGGCGTCGCCCTCAAAGCCGCCCGGAAGTTCTACGACCCGCTCGTCTACCGCCGTATCCGCGCCGCCCTCGGCGGCAAGGTCCGCCACGTACTCTCCGGCGGCTCCCCCCTCGGCCACCGCCTCGCCGCCTTCTACACCGGCGCCGGCATAGAGATCTTCGAGGGCTACGGCCTGACGGAATCCACCGCGGCCGCCACCATCACCCCACCCCTCCGCCCCCGTATCGGCACGGTCGGCTGGCCCCTCCCCGGCAGCGCCGTACGCATCGCCGACGACGGCGAGATCCTGCTCCACGGCGGCCACATCTTCTCCGGCTACTGGGACGCGGCCCTCGGCGCGGCCCGCCCCGTCACCGACCAGGGCTGGCTCGCCACCGGGGACCTCGGATCCCTCGACGCCGACGGCTACCTCACGATCACCGGCCGCAAGAAAGAGATCCTCGTGACCACGGGAGGCAAGAACGTCGCCCCCGCTCCCCTGGAGGACCGCCTCCGCTCCCACCCCCTCGTCGGCCAGTGCATGGTGATCGGCGACAACCGCCCGTACATCACCGCACTGATCACCCTGGAGCCGGACGGCCTGGCCCACTGGCGCCAGATGCACAGGAAGCAGGACCTCCTGCCCCAGCAGCTGGTCCACGACGAGCTCCTGCTCGCCGACATCCAGCGCGCCGTCGACGACGCCAACGAACTGGTCTCCCGCGCCGAATCCATCCGTCGTTTCGCCATCCTCCCGGTGGACTTCAGCGTGGAAACCGGGCATCTCACCCCGTCCCTGAAACTCCGCCGTGCCGCCGTCGCCCGCGACTTCTCCGAAGACATAGCGGGCCTTTACGAAAGCAGGTGA
- a CDS encoding TetR/AcrR family transcriptional regulator, with product MKSKRVPRAVREQQMLDAAVLTFARRGYRAASMDEIAEVAGVSKPLVYLYLNSKEDLFSTVIRRESERLVAAVTAAVEPGGTAERQLWSGLKGFFAYTAEHPDGWAVLHQQARTHGEPFAHQVAAMRTEIVAFVTELLGAAAKEAGCVGELAEREVAGLAHALVGAAESLAEWANVRTDEGASGAHEHPSAKDTAATMMNFAWTGLGRLTGGERWAPGGLVVDQESRSAARG from the coding sequence GTGAAGAGCAAGCGGGTGCCGCGTGCGGTCCGGGAGCAGCAGATGCTGGACGCCGCGGTGCTGACGTTCGCACGGCGTGGTTATCGGGCGGCCTCGATGGATGAGATCGCCGAGGTGGCCGGGGTCTCGAAACCGCTGGTCTATCTCTACCTGAATTCGAAGGAAGACCTGTTCAGTACGGTGATCCGGCGGGAGTCGGAGAGGCTGGTGGCGGCCGTGACGGCGGCCGTCGAGCCAGGGGGAACGGCCGAGCGGCAGCTGTGGAGCGGCCTGAAGGGCTTCTTCGCGTACACCGCCGAGCATCCGGACGGCTGGGCCGTGCTCCATCAGCAGGCGCGGACGCACGGAGAGCCGTTCGCGCACCAAGTGGCCGCGATGCGGACGGAAATCGTCGCATTCGTCACGGAGTTGCTCGGTGCGGCCGCAAAGGAAGCGGGCTGCGTCGGCGAACTGGCCGAACGGGAGGTCGCGGGGCTCGCCCATGCCTTGGTCGGTGCGGCCGAGTCACTCGCCGAGTGGGCCAATGTCCGTACGGACGAAGGCGCTTCGGGCGCGCACGAGCATCCGTCGGCGAAGGACACGGCGGCCACGATGATGAACTTCGCCTGGACGGGCCTCGGCCGGCTGACGGGGGGCGAGCGGTGGGCGCCCGGCGGACTCGTCGTCGACCAGGAGAGCCGGTCGGCCGCCAGGGGGTGA
- a CDS encoding alpha/beta fold hydrolase, whose amino-acid sequence MQQFIDAAPGVRLWTEQRGAADAAPLLLIMGAQAAGVGWPEPLVDALAEHHRVIRYDHRDTGRSTWPFEEQPYRIADLAEDVIAVLDGLGVGRAHVVGMSLGGMLAQMVLADHPDRLLSATLIGTSALSSTPYTRPDGSTVPVDELPGIAPEVLELWARPVEDHGPAAQMERRIEHWRVLAGDRLPFDTEYFRALEHRVIEHTGHHRTSTAHGRAEHEGMLRTDRLAANEVPTLVVCAPAEPVFPPPHPQHLAQCVRGASVVEIPGMGHALPPAVLEPLAAAILSHTEATKG is encoded by the coding sequence ATGCAGCAGTTCATCGACGCCGCCCCCGGCGTCCGCCTGTGGACCGAGCAGCGCGGCGCCGCCGATGCGGCCCCGTTGCTGCTGATCATGGGCGCCCAGGCGGCCGGCGTCGGCTGGCCGGAGCCACTGGTCGACGCGCTTGCCGAGCACCATCGGGTCATCCGTTACGACCACCGCGACACCGGCCGTTCCACCTGGCCCTTCGAGGAGCAGCCGTACCGGATCGCCGACCTCGCCGAGGACGTGATCGCGGTACTGGACGGGCTGGGAGTCGGCCGGGCGCATGTCGTCGGCATGTCATTGGGCGGCATGCTGGCCCAGATGGTGCTCGCCGACCACCCCGACCGACTGCTCAGCGCCACTCTCATCGGCACCAGCGCCCTCAGCAGCACCCCGTACACCCGCCCCGACGGCAGTACGGTGCCGGTCGACGAGCTGCCGGGCATCGCACCCGAGGTCCTGGAGCTATGGGCCCGTCCGGTCGAGGATCATGGTCCGGCGGCCCAGATGGAGCGCCGGATCGAACACTGGCGGGTACTCGCCGGTGACCGACTCCCTTTCGACACCGAGTATTTCCGCGCCCTTGAGCACCGCGTCATCGAGCACACGGGGCATCACCGGACCAGCACCGCGCACGGCCGTGCGGAGCACGAGGGCATGCTCCGTACGGACCGGCTCGCCGCGAACGAGGTGCCGACGCTCGTGGTCTGCGCGCCCGCCGAACCGGTCTTCCCGCCGCCGCACCCCCAGCACCTCGCGCAGTGCGTCCGCGGCGCATCCGTCGTCGAGATCCCGGGCATGGGGCATGCGCTGCCGCCCGCCGTACTGGAGCCGCTCGCCGCGGCGATCCTGAGCCATACGGAAGCGACGAAGGGCTGA
- a CDS encoding dicarboxylate/amino acid:cation symporter translates to MSTSAETAESSQAPRSPKSSRISKIPFWVQILAGLALGVLLGWIAKSGDIGWLTTTLQHVGDLFVQLLKLAVAPLVFFAILVSITNLRQVNNAARLATRTLLWFMVTSLIAVAIGLAIGLLTHPGAGTGLTPKDGKLPDHAGSWIDFLTGIVPTDIITPFTELNVLQIVFMAAVAGIAALQLGEKAEPVLTISRSVLELLQKALWWVIRLAPLGTVGLIGNAIATYGWNLIGKYATFTVDIYVGCALVLFGVYPLLLATVAKVNPLQFFRGAWPAIQLAFVSRSSVGTMPVTQKVTERLGVPREYASFAVPFGSTTKMDGCASIYPAIAAIFIAQIFDVHLGIGDYLLIAFVSVIGSAATAGLTGATVMLTLTLSTLGLPLEGVGLLMAIDPILDMMRTATNVAGQSVIPILVSAREKILDRDAYNSAGSITLDAAESGAATGADAQGAEEKGSVPAPAAA, encoded by the coding sequence TTGTCCACGTCTGCCGAGACCGCCGAGTCTTCACAGGCCCCCCGGTCCCCCAAGTCCTCCCGCATATCCAAGATCCCGTTCTGGGTGCAGATCCTGGCCGGCCTCGCCCTGGGCGTGCTGCTCGGCTGGATCGCCAAGAGCGGTGACATCGGCTGGCTCACCACCACGCTCCAGCACGTCGGCGACCTCTTCGTCCAGCTGCTGAAGCTCGCCGTGGCCCCGCTGGTCTTCTTCGCGATCCTGGTCTCGATCACCAATCTGCGGCAGGTCAACAACGCCGCCCGGCTCGCCACCCGCACCCTGCTGTGGTTCATGGTCACCTCGCTGATCGCCGTCGCGATCGGCCTGGCGATCGGCCTGCTCACCCACCCGGGCGCGGGCACCGGCCTGACCCCCAAGGACGGCAAGCTCCCCGACCACGCGGGCTCCTGGATCGACTTCCTGACCGGCATCGTCCCCACCGACATCATCACGCCGTTCACCGAGCTCAACGTCCTGCAGATCGTCTTCATGGCGGCCGTCGCCGGCATCGCGGCCCTCCAGCTCGGCGAGAAGGCCGAGCCGGTCCTCACGATCAGCCGCTCGGTCCTCGAACTGCTCCAGAAGGCCCTGTGGTGGGTCATCCGGCTCGCCCCGCTCGGCACCGTCGGCCTCATCGGCAACGCCATCGCGACGTACGGCTGGAACCTGATCGGCAAGTACGCGACCTTCACCGTCGACATCTACGTCGGCTGCGCCCTGGTCCTGTTCGGCGTCTACCCGCTGCTGCTGGCTACCGTCGCCAAGGTCAACCCGCTCCAGTTCTTCCGCGGCGCCTGGCCCGCCATCCAGCTGGCCTTCGTCTCCCGCTCCTCGGTCGGCACCATGCCGGTCACCCAGAAGGTCACCGAGCGCCTCGGTGTGCCGCGCGAGTACGCCTCCTTCGCGGTGCCGTTCGGCTCGACGACCAAGATGGACGGCTGCGCCTCGATCTACCCGGCGATCGCCGCGATCTTCATCGCCCAGATCTTCGACGTCCACCTCGGCATCGGCGACTACCTCCTGATCGCCTTCGTCTCCGTCATCGGCTCCGCCGCCACCGCCGGCCTGACCGGCGCGACGGTCATGCTGACGCTGACCCTCTCCACGCTGGGCCTGCCCCTGGAGGGCGTCGGTCTGCTGATGGCCATCGACCCGATCCTGGACATGATGCGTACGGCCACCAACGTCGCCGGTCAGTCGGTCATCCCGATCCTGGTCTCCGCCAGGGAGAAGATCCTGGACCGCGACGCGTACAACAGCGCCGGGAGCATCACTCTGGATGCGGCAGAGTCCGGTGCCGCTACCGGTGCCGATGCCCAGGGTGCGGAAGAGAAGGGCTCCGTGCCGGCGCCGGCTGCTGCCTAG